From the genome of Blautia pseudococcoides, one region includes:
- a CDS encoding ABC transporter permease — MEKKKKSGLFLTVAPLYIFTLVFVAGPLLYMIALSFATNSDGWGTVWKFTLENYKKIADPVYLKSFTQSFQLAFTSTICITLLGYPFGYFMAKQSAKWKKRIMLLIMVPFWTSSLIRMYGWIILLQAKGVFNTLLMKLGIIQEPLKILYSYPAVVIGMIYALLPFMVLSVYSSVEKMDWSLVEAARDLGASRAKAFMTVTLKPTLPGLLTGVILSFVPSMGLFFIADILGGNKIVLVGSVIQDQLTRGSNWPFAAALAVVLMALTSIMIYLYRKITHVKDLEGFF, encoded by the coding sequence ATGGAAAAAAAGAAAAAATCAGGACTGTTTCTAACGGTTGCGCCCCTCTATATCTTCACCCTGGTCTTTGTGGCAGGTCCCCTGCTCTATATGATAGCACTGAGCTTTGCCACAAACAGCGACGGGTGGGGAACCGTGTGGAAATTCACCCTGGAAAATTATAAAAAGATAGCAGACCCGGTTTATCTAAAGAGTTTTACCCAGTCCTTCCAGCTTGCTTTTACCAGTACCATCTGCATTACGCTTCTGGGATATCCCTTCGGATACTTTATGGCAAAGCAGTCCGCAAAATGGAAGAAGAGGATCATGCTGCTGATCATGGTGCCTTTCTGGACCAGTTCCCTGATCCGTATGTACGGATGGATCATCCTGCTCCAGGCGAAAGGTGTTTTTAACACGCTGTTAATGAAGCTGGGCATAATCCAGGAGCCTCTGAAAATCCTATATTCCTACCCTGCAGTGGTCATTGGTATGATTTATGCCCTGCTGCCCTTTATGGTCCTGTCCGTGTATTCCAGCGTGGAAAAAATGGACTGGTCTTTGGTGGAAGCCGCAAGGGATTTGGGCGCCAGCCGTGCGAAGGCATTTATGACGGTTACGCTGAAGCCGACGCTGCCGGGACTTCTGACAGGTGTGATCCTGTCCTTTGTGCCGTCCATGGGACTGTTTTTTATTGCGGATATTTTAGGAGGCAATAAAATCGTTCTGGTGGGAAGCGTCATTCAGGACCAGCTCACAAGAGGCAGCAACTGGCCCTTTGCAGCAGCCCTGGCAGTGGTGCTCATGGCACTTACTTCCATAATGATCTACCTGTACCGGAAAATAACCCACGTAAAAGATTTGGAGGGATTCTTTTGA